CTCTGGCTCTCGCGCAATGAACAGTTCAGTCTCATCAGTGGAGGGCAGGTGGCGCAGAGCACCGTCATGACGGTGGTCCGTATCGGGGCCGGATTCGTACGGGCCAGCCCGGGCGGACTGATTTTCGGGTTCGCCCTCGGCCACCTGGCCCAGGCCGCCCTGTACGTGAAACGGATGGGCACCTCCGTCAGGGCGGCCCTTGAAGGATCTCCAGGAGGTCTGGATACGGGTATGCTCCGTGAAGTGGCGGTCCGCTATCGGAAATTTCCCATGTTCACGACACCGGCCGCCATGATCTCTGCCGGCGTCTCCCAACTCCCGGCTCTGCTCTTGTTGTACTACTTCAACAAAGAGGTCCTGGGCATCTATTCACAGGCCTTTGCCGTCCTTTTCATTCCAATGAGCCAGCTGGCCATGACCATTGCCCAGGTCTTTTTCGTGCGTGCCGTGGAAGCCCACCGGGAGGGCACCTTGGCCGGACTGTCGGAGAACATCCATAAACGGATGGTCATGCTCGTGCTGCCGGTCACGGCGGTCCTGATGGTGGTCGGTGGCGATGTATTCGAATTCCTGTTCTCGGCGACCTGGCGGGCGAGCGGAGAATACTTGTTGTTCCTGGGACCATGGATCCTGTTTACCACCGTGTCGTCTCCGCTTACGCGGTTGTTCGATGTGCTGGAGCGCCAGCGCTTCGAGCTCGTTGTCGCCATCATCATGTTCGTCGTGCTCACGGGAGCCATGATTGTCGGCGGTCGGACCGGCGATGTCACAACCACCATGATTTATCTCGGTGTGGGTGGCGCTGCCGTTCGGATTTTCAGTATCGTGCTGCTTACGCGTCTCGCGCGGGTACCCTTCCGGCGTGTCATCAAGCCCTATGTCCGATACACCCTGGTGTGTTCACCGCTGCTTGTTGCACTGCATTTCATCGGAGCAAGCGCCAACGGACTGGTCACCACTTTCAGCGCGTGCGTGGCGCTGGGCCTGTTCGGACTCTATGTCATCCGGAAAGAGCAGCTGTTGAACGTGCGATGATCACTCGATCCGGGTGAAGAGCACCTTCCGCGCACGATCCGTGGTGCCCTCGAAGCCGACTACGCTTCCCGCGTGGTTTCGCACGAAACGGATGGTATCGAAATACCACGCAGACGTGGAAAACATGTCAGGGTCGGACCAGGTCATGGTGAACGGGCTGTTCCGGGCGTGGGTCGCCGTCAATGTGCCGTTCGTCAGAGACACGTCGAACGTAGAACCCAACTCGTCGGAATGGTACACACCAGCGTACGTTCGTAACGAATCGGCGTCCGGGGCAAACACATGATGAAGCAGTTTCTCCGCCATTTCCGACGGATTCAACGAATTGGTATTGGCCAGAACGACCATGGTCAGATCATCGTCCGGGAATCGCATGAGTACCGTCCGGAACCCCCTATGCCAACCACTGTGTGACACCCTGGCGTGCCCGTACAGGGTGTTGAGACTCTGTCCGAAGGCGTATGCCAGGGTATCTCCGGACGTCAGCATGCCGCGCGTGTGGGCCAGCTCCCACGTGCCCTCCTCACCGATCTGTTTCCGGTTCAGCGCATGTGCCCATGTGGCAAGGTCACCGACCGTGCTGAACATCCCGGTCGACCCCTTGTTTTCATAGACCAGGAGTTGCTTTCGATATCCCCCCTCGCCGTTCGGTTCGTACCCCTGTGCGGCACGCGCGTCGATCTCCGTGTAGGACTCATGGATGTGGCTGTCCTTCATTTCAAGTGGCCCGAACACGTTCTCCTGGAGCCACTCCCCCAGCGTCTGGCCACTTACCCGGTGAACGATCTCGGCCATCAGCGTGTACCCCGTGTTGCTGTAGGAGTACGCGTTTCCCGGCTCGAAATTCAACGTCCGCTGGGCATACGCCAGGCCCAGGATGTGCTCATGGAGCGTCACGTCATCCATTCGCCAACCGGCCATGCCGAGAAGATCGAATTCATCCCGGAGTCCACTGGTATGATGCACGAGATGCCGGATGGTAACCGGTGGGTCGAACGCGTGCATCTCCGGAATGACCGTCCGCACGTCCGCATCCAGGTCAATCCGCCCCTGGACCGCGAGCGTGGCAATGGCCCATGCCGTGAACTGTTTGGATACCGATGCAAGCATGTAGACGGTATCGCCGCTGGTCGGTATGGCCCATTGCAGGTCGGCCGTGCCGTACGATGCCTCGAACACGGGCTCACCCGCTTTGAAAAGGGCAACCGTGGCACCCGGTGTTTCCTCGTTCCAAGGGCTGAAAAGGCTGTCCGCGTGGGCTTTGAGCCCGTCCAGGTGGAGGGGCACTTCCTGGGCCGTCACCGGATGCACGGCCGACAACATGAACAGGATAAACAGAGGAAATTTCGGATTCAGGTGCATGATCAATCGGGGAAGGTGGCAGGACCCGACATGATAGCCCAAATCGGAGGCACAAAAAAAGGGGGGCAGTCGCTTGACTGCCCCCCTTCTCGCGGAGCGGGTGATGAGATTCGAACTCACGACCCTCACGTTGGCAACGTGATGCTCTACCACTGAGCTACACCCGCATTTGAGCCTGCAATAATAGGCAGAATTCCGGCCGCCGTCAAGATGCACACACACACCTTTACACGAACCTCAAACAAGAACATTCCCGTCCGGTCGTACATTGGTCATGACATTCCACCAGCCGACACGATCATGGCCAACATCATTGACGGAAAGCGCATTTCCGCGGAAATCCGGGACGAAGTCAAACAATCCGTTGAACGGCACATTTCATCCGGTCATCGCGCCCCGTTCCTGGCAGTTGTCCTGGTCGGTGAGGATCCCGCATCGGCATCGTATGTGCGCGGAAAAGCCAAGAGTTCGGCCGAAGTGGGCATCGGAAGCGAGACGCTCACCTATGACGCATCCATTACTGAAGCCGAGTTGTTGGACGTGGTGGAGCGGTTGAACAACGACGACGGCGTCGACGGCATCCTCGTCCAACTGCCCCTTCCTTCGCACATCGACGAGCACCGGGTCATCAATGCGATCAACCCGGCCAAGGATGTGGATTGTTTCCATCCCGAGTCGGTAGGTCGGCTGTCCACGGGATTGGATGGCTTCGCTCCTGCTACCCCGGCCGGCATTGTCCAGCTTCTCCAGCGTTCAGGTATCGAGACATCCGGTAAACACTGCGTCATCATCGGCCGATCGAACATCGTCGGCAAGCCGCTTGCGAGCCTCATGCTGCGCAAGGGCGTGGATGCGACGGTAACCGTATGCCACAGTCGCACCAAGGACCTGCCCTCCATTGCACGCCAGGCAGACATCCTGGTAGCCGCCATTGGACGGGCAAACTTCGTCACGGCGGACATGGTCAAGCCGGGAGCGACCGTCATAGATGTGGGGATCAATCGGTTGGATGATCCCACTCGGGAGCGCGGCTACCGCCTGGTCGGTGATGTGGATTTCGATGCCGTGAAGGAAGTTGCGGGCCATATCACGCCTGTTCCGGGCGGTGTCGGACCCATGACCATTGCCGTACTTCTGCAGAATACGCTCAAAGCTGCCACCGACCACTGACCCCCATCGACTGACTCCCGCCACCATGCGCGCCTTCCTCCTCCTGTTGGTCTTCTGCCTTTCCGTCCCGTCCGTGGGAGCCCAGGCCTTGTTGGAGGCCCACATCCTTGGCCCACGTGCCGTTGAACTGACGGTCGATGAATCTGCAAAACCCTTCCGCTCGGAAGATCTGTCATTGACCGGGCTGGATGGACGGATCATCCCCATCGCCTCTATCCTACCCAAGCGCGCCGATACCTATCTGGTCGTCCCGGCGCAGGACATGGATCCCACCCGGTTACATGTTCTGGCATCCGGAAAGGACGGCAGCCAGGTCTTTGTTCGCCGGGATGCCTGGTTCAAGACGCTCTATTCCGACAAGCCCCTGGGCGCGATTGTGTCGGAAGATCGCACGCATACCGATTTCCGTGTGTTCGCGCCGCGGGCAACCCTGGTCCGTCTGCACCTGTTCTCGGACCGGTACGGGGATCTGGATGCACCCGACAAATCCATCGACATGAATCGTGACCGGGACGGGGTATGGGAGGCCACAGAGCCTGGAAACCACCACGGCGTGTACTACACGTATACCGTGCACGGCCCGGATGAGCCCGGCAACTGGTTCCATGGGACGCATCCGGTTCACCTCACCGATCCCTACGCCCTCGTCAGTGACGACTCATTCGGAAAGGCTCGCGTGTGGATTCCTGACGCCCCCCCGGTACCGGTCAAGGGCGGACGCCCTTCCATGGAAGACGTGATTGCCTATGAGGTGCATGTACAGGACTTCACCGATGCGCTTCCGGTTGCCGATCACCTGAAAGGCACGTTCTCCGCCATGGCCATGCCGGGCCTGAAGAACGAAGATGGACACCGTGTGGGATTCGACTACCTCGTCGACCTGGGTATCAATGTGGTCCATCTCATGCCGGTCCAGGAGTACCTGCATTATCCGGACGCTGAATGGCAGGCCGCGTTCGCGGATAACCCGTACATGATTGAACAGGATATTGCCCGGGAAAATTACCAGTGGGGCTACCGGACGACGCATGCGCTGGCCGTGGAGTCCCGCTTCCGGGATCGTCGCTCGGATCGGGGGCTGGAACCCGAACCCGGAGAGGAACGCAGACAGTTCAAGCAACTCGTTCAGGCCTTCCATGAAAAGGGCATATCCGTCATCATTGATGTCGTGCCGAATCACACCGGCGAGAACATGGACGGTCGGCACCTCCTGCTGAATTTCAATGGATTCGATCTGCCCTACTATCACCGGACGGACGATTCGCTCCGCCATATCGGACCCTTTGGCAACGAGATCAAATCGGAAGAACGACCCATGGTCCAGCGATGGATCCTGGATCAGTTGCGGCACTGGGTCGAGGTTCTCGGTGTGGATGGCTTCCGAATAGATCTGGCTGGACAGATCGACGAGCAAACCCTTCTCTGGATCAAGTCAGAGTTGCCTTCCGACTTGATCATCTACGGGGAAGCCTGGATTCCGCCATCCGACCCCGAAGTAGCCTCGGATCCTGATTTTGGCTGGTACAAGGCCGATTCCCCGATAACGTATTTCCAGGATGACGCCCGGAATGCCTTCAAGGGGCCGGTTTCCGACCCGATCAATCCGCTGACCGATCGCGGTTTCGCAGGAGGTGACGGCTCCGTACGCGAGCGTGCCGTGTTGGGATTGACGAACGGTTGGGCCGAAGAAGGCGACCCAAACCGCGGTATCAACTACCTGGACATCCATGACAACTGGACACTGGCAGATCAATTCAGCAATGAAGATTGGAACGGGTTGCTCCACGTGGATGAGAAGGCATTCAGGATTGCCGCAACCTTGTTGTTCACGTCGCTTGGTCCGATCGTACTGCACGGAGGAACGGAAATCATGCGATCCAAGGGTCATGCCCCACTCGAAGAGGTCGTCAGATGGACGGAGACCGGGCCCCTCTATTTTCACGGAAAGCGGGACTCATACAATCTGCGGAGAGCCAATCGATTCCTGTGGGATACGGTCGGTGCTACGACGCCCATGGACTATGCCGGAATGCTGGCCTACTGGAAAGGTCTTGTGGAATTGAGGCTGTCCCATGCCGGAAGCGTGTTCCGAATGGGGGGCTCCTCGCCGGATGAAGGGCATTATGACTTCATTACTCCGGACAACACGCAGTTGCTGGGTTATCGTGTCGGCGACGAGGTATTCGTACTCATGAACACGTCGTTCGAAGACGCGGAATTCCATGACCTGCCTCCCTTCGACGGCGCGTGGCGCCTGGTTGCGGACGGAAACCGGATTGATCTGACCGGCTTGGGAGAACAGACGCTCTCCGGGACAATCCCGTTCATTCCCGTTCCTGCACAAACCGCTCTGGTCTGGGTCCGGAATCCGGACAATTAGGGCGTCTCGACCGGATTACTGGAACCGCCATCGTATGGTGTTCCGTTGATTTCGAACGACCATGCAATGGACGCCGACTTCTCGAGCGTCTTCGCCACGGAGCAATACTTTCCCAGGCTCAGATCGACGGCCCGACGGACCTTCACTTCATCCAGTTCACCCGTGAGTCTGAAGTGCACGTGAACGTGATCATAGAGCGAAGGGCTCGTCCCGTCCGGCTTGTGTCCGTGGACGTCAATTTCCAGGGTACGGATGTCCTGTCGGGATTTTTCCAGGATGGACACGACGTCCACGCCGCTGCACCCGCCAATGGCCATCATCAGCAACTGCATGGGACCCACCCCGTTGCCCTTGCCGTCTTCATAAGCCGTGGCATCGTCGATATCCACGACATGCCCGGCGGCATTCGTGGCCTTGAAGTGATAGGGTTGTTCCTGCCTCGCAAGATGGACGCGGATGTCAGCCATGGTCTTCGTCGAATGTTTTCATCATGGACCAATCCTGCATGGCGGGCAAAGCCGCGTGGGCAGTCAGGTCGTGCAGGACGGGTGTCACCGACACCCATCCATTATCAATGGCCCAAAGGTCTGTATTTTCACCCGGATCCAGATTTCGAAAGGTGCCCGAGAGCCAGTAATAGGGTCGATCGAATGGATCGCGCCGTTCCGCGAATGATTCCTCCCACATGGACCGCGCCTGCCGCGTCGGCATGATGCCCTTGATCCGTGACAGGGGTAAATCGGGGATATTCACGTTCAAGAGGATCCCGGCCGGCATGCCGTTGGCCAATACCCACTCTGCCAATTGCCGCGCAATCCGGGCAGACGCCTCGTAATCACCCGTACCCCACCGGCAGTGGGAAAACGCGATGGCTGGGATGCCCAGTATGGAAGCTTCCGTTGCCGCACTGACCGTCCCGGAATAGATGACGTTCACGGCCGTATTCGGGCCGTGATTGATCCCCGATACGACAAGATCCGGTTTCCGGGGTACGAGCTTGTCCAAGGCCAGTTTGACGCAGTCGGCTGGTGTTCCATCAACGGCCCATGCCTTCAATGCGCCCGTAGGCCCCCGGAATGGCCACGGACGAGCACGGACTGGATCCCGCATGGTAATGGCGTGACCGACGGCGCTTTGCTCCGCGATGGGCGCAACCACCACAATTTCTCCAAGTCCATCCAGTCCGGCTGCCAGCGAGAGGATTCCCGGAGCATCTATGCCGTCATCATTGCAGACCAGAATCAGCGGTCTCTCAGTAGCTTTCGTCATCAGATGGAAATTTTCGCTCCCGTACATCCGATACGTACGACCGGACCGCATCGGTAATCAGGGTATCCAGCGCAGCATAGCGGCGGACAAAACGCGGATGGAAATCAGTCGTGAGACCCAGCGCATCGTGCGTGACCAGGACTTGCCCATCGGTTCCGGGTCCCGCGCCGATGCCAATGGTCGGAATACTCAGCGTTCCGGAGACTTCGCGCGCCAATGCAGCCGGGATTTTTTCCAGGACGATGGCAAATACACCGGCCTCCTGCAACCGGATGGCGTCTTCCCGGAGTTCATCGGCTTCCAATTCTTCTCGCGCGCGCACCTTGTAGGTACCGAAGCGATAGATGGATTGCGGTGTAAGCCCCAGGTGTCCCATGACCGGAATGCCGGCTTCAATCAGGCGTTCAGCCGTGGGAACCACGGATCGCCCACCCTCCAACTTGACGGCATGGGCGCCTGCCTCCTTCATGATCCGGATGGCCGAGGCCAGGGCTTCACGACTGTTGCCCTGGTAGGAACCGAACGGCATATCGACGACCACGAGGGCACGCTCCACCCCACGGACCACGCACTGGGCGTGGTAGATCATATGATCCAACGTGATCGGCAGGGTCGTTTCATGCCCGGCCATGACATTCGACGCGGAATCACCCACCAACAGGATGTCGATACCAGCCCCGTCAATGATCCGGGCGGACGTGTAGTCGTACGCTGTCAACATCGCAATGGGCATGTGCGATGCCTTCATTTCCTGCAGCGTTTGGGTGGTAACCCGCTTTATGCCTTCAGGATCAAGGTCCGGAGTTGCTTTGCTCACGACGTGCTACGTCAGTTTCCTGGCGTAGTATCGTCTTCCTCGATCTCGATTCCCAATCGGGATGCGATATCCAGGTTCAGATTGACAATCCGGTCTTCCTTGACGAACAACAAGGCCGGAGAACGGAGCACGACGTCCAGGTTTTTTTCAGTGGCCACCTGGTCAATGACCGATTGGACGCGGTCCAGCAGGGGCGCCATGAGTTCTTCCTGGCGGGCCGCGATTTCCGCGTCCTTGGCCTCAGCAGATTGCTGGATTTCCGCCTGCAGGGCGCCCAGCTCCTGTTCGCGTTCGGCCTGGCGTTCCGGAGACAGCAGCGGCTTCTGGCGCTCATAACGGGCTACACGCTCCTGGAAATCCTCGGCCAGTGCCTGGAGGGCCTGCTGTCCGGTCTGGACTTCCTGCGCCAACTGACGCTGGATGTTCTGATAGTCCGGCATGTACTGGATGATCAGCTCGGGATCGGCGTAACCAATGCGGAGTGTCTGGGCCTGGGATTCGGTGGTCGGCAACGCGACGACCGCCAGCAGGATGGCGAAAGGAACGAGAAATCGCTTGATCATGATTCGGATGATTTACAGGTGGGTCCGACCGGAGTCGGCTTGATGGGTCAGTTGTTACGGCCCTGCGTACTCTCAACGTCTATGCCAAGTTCGCGAAGGACCAGGTCACTCAGGTTGTATTGCTCACGGCGGAACATGAAAAGGAACTCACCGGCCGTATCGAAGACGTAGTCATAGCCCTCTGCCGTTGCCACTTCCTCGATGGCGGCAAGGATGCGTTCCTGAAGCGGTCGCATGAGCTGTTCCTGTTGCAGGAATATGTCCCCTTCCGGTCCGAAATACTTGACCCGCAGACGCTCCAGTTCATCTTCCGCACGTACGATTTCCTGGCGGCGGCGCTGCCGTTCCTCGTTGGTGTAAAGCAATTCGCGATCCTGGTACTCCCTGAATCGGTTATCCAGGTCCCTGCGCATGTCATCCAGTTCCTTTTGCCATTCCGATGCCAAACGATCCAGCTGTTGCTGTACCGTTGCGAACTCCGGGGTGCGCTCCAGGATATAGTCGGAGTCGATATATCCAATGGTCTGCTGGGCCCGCGCGTCGATCACGCCAACGGTCACCAGGAGAAGAAGACTGAACAAGGTCACGCGCATGAAAGTGTCTCGTATAATGGACATTTTGTGCATGGGATGGGGCATTCTGGACACGGTCAGAAGCCCTGCCCGAGGCTGAACTGGAAGGTCCACTTCCGCGTTCCATTGTGCTTTGTGGATACCGGCACGAATGCATCGAAGTTGTATCCATAGGCCATTTCCACCATCCCGAGGATGGGCAGGAAGACGCGAGCGCCCAAACCCCCGGAGCGAAACACGTCCGTAGGATTGTACGCGCTGAACGTATCCCAGGAATTGGCGGCATCCAGGAACAGGTACGGGGCTGCCTGCAACTGTTCGGACTGTATGGCTATCCACTGGATTTCCGCACCATACTTGTTGAGGATGCGCCCGCCAACCGGATCATTGCTCGCATTGCGCGGACCAAGAGCGGCCAGCGGATACCCCCGCATGTAAACAACATCCTTTCCGAAGAAACTGAAGAAGCCCTGCGTCTCAAAAGGTGACCCGCCCACCACGAACCGCTCAAACTCGACTTCGTCACCGGTCAGCGATCCGATGAAACCGTAATCGGCCGTGAAGCTGACGGACAGTTTCCGGGTCAGCGGTGCGTACCATGACGTATTCAAGCGCCACTTGTGGAACTGGATCAGGTCCCCGATAGGAGGAGCGACCTGTACGGACAGCAGGAATTTGGACCCCTGGCTCGGAAAGAGCGGGTGATTCGTGTTATTTCGCGACAGGTTCTGCGAGATGGTTACCTGTTGACTGACGCCCTGGGGCAACGTGGCAATCCAGTCCTGGTTCTGGAAATACTGGTAGCCGACGGACGTGGATGTACTGAACCAGTTGTCCGGCCACTTCAATCGCTGTTCGTAGAAGACGTTCTGGTTGAAGGTCAGCAACCGGCCGTTGGTGGTCCCCGCACCGGTATCCAGGAACGTCAGGCCCTTTATGCGGGAGAACGACGTGGAGAACCCGATCGGCTTCGGTTTGCCACGGAACCAGGGCTCCGTGAAGGACATGGAGTACTGCTGGTACCGGGATCCGTTGGTCTGGACGCCGACGCTGAACCGCTGTCCGTCACCAGTAGGCAACGGTGACCAAGCGTCCTTCTTGAAAATATTCTGGGCTGAGAAGTTGTTGAAGTTGAATCGCAACTGCAGGATGAGGCCGAATTGGCCCCACGTACCGGACAACTCAAGCTGGCTCGTGCCCGTTTCAGCAAGGCTGTAGGCCAGGTCCACCGTCTGCGTCTCGTCACGGATTTCAATTCCCGGACCCGCCGCCAGCGACTCCTGGGTGAAATAGTTCAGCTGCATGAGGCGGCGGATGGACTCCTGGATCTGGGAGCGTCGGAACGTCGATCCCGGAATGGTAGACAGTTCACGACGGATGACGTGCTCCTTGGTGGTCGTATTTCCGGCGATCCCCACGGTGCCGTACGTATAGACATCCCCCTCGTACACGTTGAAGGTCAGGTCCAGGGAGTCCCCGTCGACGGTAACCCGCGGTTCCACCTGGAACCGCATGTGACCTGAATTCTGATACAGACTGTAGACGTCATTGTCCTTGCCCGTGCCGTACAGATTCTCATCGATGGTTTTGCTGTTGTACGTATCGCCTTCGTACAGCCCCAGCCGTTCCGTCAACGCCTCGTCACTGTACAGCGTATTGCCCGTCCACTCGATATCCCGGACCGCATATTGGGGTCCCTCATCCACGGTCACTTCCAGGACCATGTAGGGGTCCGATCCGTCCGCGTTCATCATCATGACCGTATCCTGCACGACACGCGCATCATAATGACCGTTCTCATTGTACAGCTGGACAATCCGGTCCAGGTCCTCCGCGAACGTGTCACGGTCCAGGATGGCTTTTCTCCAGAAGCGCAAGGTGGACTCCTTTTTCGTTTCCATCGCCTTCCGGAGTTTCCTGTCGGAAATCCCGGTATTTCCTGCGAAACGGATATCCTCGACCTTCACTTTCGGCCCGCGATCAATCCGGAAATCCAGGTCGATCGAACGATCGTCTATGCGTTCGCGAACGACATCGACGGTGGTCAGCGGGTGCCCCTTGTCCAGGTAGAAGTCCTCGATGATCTGGACGGTTCGGGCAATGGCACTCTCCTGTACCGGCCCCCTGGAAACCAACGGCACTTCCTTTCTCAGATCTTTGGCATGCCCTTTTTTCACGCCCGAGAATTCGTACGAACCCAGGGTAGGTGCCCGCTGGACGCGGATGGCCAGAAAGACGCCCTGACCGACGCGGCGCTCCTGTACGATCTGGACATCCTCATAGGTGCCCAGTCGATGGATGGCCCGGATGGCTTCTGAAAAAGCAGGGTCGCCGGGAACGCTTACTTTCTGGCCGATGGTCAGCTGACTCGTCTGCTGGATGAAGCTGCGACTGAATTCGTCAACATCCCCCTCAACGGATATTCCGAGTATGTCCAGTTGCTCCGGTCGTGAATACGCCTGGGGCTCGAACTGGGCGAATGCGACCGTGGAGCCCTGGGCCAGGACGAGCAGAACCAAGGCCGGGAATAACAGATTGAGGAAACGGGGCAAGAGATATGAGCGGTCTGTTGAATGGTGCGGGCGGGGTAACGGTCCATACCGACGCCTGGTTTCACAAAATTGGGGCGAATACCGGTCCCCGACATGGCCCGTCGTCCGAGCGTACACCTTCACCGACTTCCGCCTACGCGTCCGAAGCGACGTTCCCGATCCTGGAAATCCTCGATGGCGGAATACAGGTGATTCCGACGGAAGTCCGGCCAGAACACCTCCGTGAAATGCAGCTCGGAATAGGCCAGTTGCCAGAGCAGGAAATTGGAAATGCGACGTTCTCCTCCAGTCCGGATCAGCAGATCAGGATCAGGCAGTTCCGGGTCGTTCAAGTACCGCCGGATGACTGTCTCGTCCACCAGTTCAGGATCCAGCTTACCGGCAGCGGCGTCTTTCGTCATGGATCGCGCCGCCTGTACGAGCTCCCACCGACCCGAGTACGACAGGGCAAGCGTGAGCACCATACCGGTGTTCGCGGACGTGGTCTCGACAACGCGTTCCAACTGGACCCGACAGGCGGGCGGCAGCATGGTCCGATCGCCAATGGAGGAAAAACGGATATTGTTGTCCTGCAATGTCTTGGCTTCCTTCTCCAACGACCGGATGAGCAACTGCATGAGGGCATTCACTTCCGTGGCCGGACGACTCCAATTCTCCGTACTGAACGTGTAGAGCGTCAGATTGGAAATCCGGAGTTCCGCAGCCGCTTCCGTTACATCCCGAACGGCCGCGATGCCTGCCCGGTGCCCCTGCACACGCGGCTTGCCTTTCTGGCGTGCCCATCGCCCATTGCCGTCCATGATGACCGCAATGTGGCCCGGTAGGGGGCCACGCGCTTTCAGCGCGTCCTGCCGGGCACGATCGTCCTTGTCCGAGCTCACAGGTTCAGGAAGTCATTGAAGATGACGAAAACCATGAAGATCAGGAGGACAACCATTCCTATCTGCTGCAGGATCATCCGCAACTTGAGCGACGGTTCCCTGCGCGTTACCCCTTCATAAATCAGGAAGACCAGGTGTCCCCCATCCAGGGCCGGGATGGGCAGGATATTGATGATGGCCAGCGTGATGGACAGCACCGCCACGATATTCCAGAAAAAGGGTGCGCCCCTGTCCGCCGCCTCCTTTGTAGCCCGCGCAATCATGACCGGACCTCCGATGTTTTCCCGGAAGGCGTCCTGGCCGGTGAAAATGCGCTTCAGGCTCGTTCCTATGAGCCGGGTGTTGGTGAACATGTCGCCAAAACCTGCCGCGACCGCCTTTACCGGACCGTACGTCCGAGTCCGGAAGAGCTGGTTCACGCCGATCACATAAGCGGAAGCCGATTCCTCCGCCGCTATCGGTATGTCAAAAAATGTGCCGGCGGCGACCTGTATGGAGTCCGGCAAACGGACAGAAGCAGAGGCCGGTAGGGACTGAATCGAGTCCGGTCGCAGGATCCGAAGCGTGAAAGGGGCATCCCTGTATGGCTGGATAAGGGGTGGCACGTCCGACCAGAATGACACCAAGCTGTCGCCAATGGCTACGACCTTGTCACCGGCTCGCAGCCCAGCGCGGTCAGCAGGTGAATCGGGGGAGACATAGCCGATGATGGCTGGATCGAATGCAATTCCGTGCTCGCCCTTCGACTGGTTCAGTCGCGTCATGATGTCGTCCGGACCCGAGAGCGTGAGGATCTCCTCGCCTCGACGAACCGTGAGGACGGGCGGGTTGGCCAGGAGCATTTCCTGTATGCTGAAATAGGACTCGCCACCGTCATACGGCTGACCATTCATGGACAACAGTTCATCCTGGGTCCGGAGCCCCATATCATAGGCGATGGATCCTTCCGTAACGAGCAGCGGGCCATCTGCCGGCACGTACATTTCCCCGTAGGTCGCCTTCAACCCGGCAAATATCAACGCGGCCAGGATGAAATTGAACAGGACGCCGCCGGTAATCACCAGTATCCGTTGCCAAACAGGTTTTGCCCGGAACTCATACTCCTTGGGCTCCTCGGACAACGAATCGGTATCCATGCTCTCATCCACCATGCCCACGATCTTGACGTATCCACCGAGTGGCGTCAACCCCAGGACATATTCGGTCTCCCCCCATGTGAAGCCAAGCACTTTCGGTGGAAAACCCACCGAGAACTTCTCCACACGCATCTTGAACAATTTGGCAAACAGGAAATGCCCCAACTCGTGAATGAACACGAGGATCATGATTGCCAGGAGGACCCAT
The Rhodothermales bacterium genome window above contains:
- the bamA gene encoding outer membrane protein assembly factor BamA, which gives rise to MPRFLNLLFPALVLLVLAQGSTVAFAQFEPQAYSRPEQLDILGISVEGDVDEFSRSFIQQTSQLTIGQKVSVPGDPAFSEAIRAIHRLGTYEDVQIVQERRVGQGVFLAIRVQRAPTLGSYEFSGVKKGHAKDLRKEVPLVSRGPVQESAIARTVQIIEDFYLDKGHPLTTVDVVRERIDDRSIDLDFRIDRGPKVKVEDIRFAGNTGISDRKLRKAMETKKESTLRFWRKAILDRDTFAEDLDRIVQLYNENGHYDARVVQDTVMMMNADGSDPYMVLEVTVDEGPQYAVRDIEWTGNTLYSDEALTERLGLYEGDTYNSKTIDENLYGTGKDNDVYSLYQNSGHMRFQVEPRVTVDGDSLDLTFNVYEGDVYTYGTVGIAGNTTTKEHVIRRELSTIPGSTFRRSQIQESIRRLMQLNYFTQESLAAGPGIEIRDETQTVDLAYSLAETGTSQLELSGTWGQFGLILQLRFNFNNFSAQNIFKKDAWSPLPTGDGQRFSVGVQTNGSRYQQYSMSFTEPWFRGKPKPIGFSTSFSRIKGLTFLDTGAGTTNGRLLTFNQNVFYEQRLKWPDNWFSTSTSVGYQYFQNQDWIATLPQGVSQQVTISQNLSRNNTNHPLFPSQGSKFLLSVQVAPPIGDLIQFHKWRLNTSWYAPLTRKLSVSFTADYGFIGSLTGDEVEFERFVVGGSPFETQGFFSFFGKDVVYMRGYPLAALGPRNASNDPVGGRILNKYGAEIQWIAIQSEQLQAAPYLFLDAANSWDTFSAYNPTDVFRSGGLGARVFLPILGMVEMAYGYNFDAFVPVSTKHNGTRKWTFQFSLGQGF
- a CDS encoding isoprenyl transferase, which codes for MSSDKDDRARQDALKARGPLPGHIAVIMDGNGRWARQKGKPRVQGHRAGIAAVRDVTEAAAELRISNLTLYTFSTENWSRPATEVNALMQLLIRSLEKEAKTLQDNNIRFSSIGDRTMLPPACRVQLERVVETTSANTGMVLTLALSYSGRWELVQAARSMTKDAAAGKLDPELVDETVIRRYLNDPELPDPDLLIRTGGERRISNFLLWQLAYSELHFTEVFWPDFRRNHLYSAIEDFQDRERRFGRVGGSR
- the rseP gene encoding RIP metalloprotease RseP, whose amino-acid sequence is MESVINILSYVGWVLLAIMILVFIHELGHFLFAKLFKMRVEKFSVGFPPKVLGFTWGETEYVLGLTPLGGYVKIVGMVDESMDTDSLSEEPKEYEFRAKPVWQRILVITGGVLFNFILAALIFAGLKATYGEMYVPADGPLLVTEGSIAYDMGLRTQDELLSMNGQPYDGGESYFSIQEMLLANPPVLTVRRGEEILTLSGPDDIMTRLNQSKGEHGIAFDPAIIGYVSPDSPADRAGLRAGDKVVAIGDSLVSFWSDVPPLIQPYRDAPFTLRILRPDSIQSLPASASVRLPDSIQVAAGTFFDIPIAAEESASAYVIGVNQLFRTRTYGPVKAVAAGFGDMFTNTRLIGTSLKRIFTGQDAFRENIGGPVMIARATKEAADRGAPFFWNIVAVLSITLAIINILPIPALDGGHLVFLIYEGVTRREPSLKLRMILQQIGMVVLLIFMVFVIFNDFLNL